From one Luteolibacter sp. SL250 genomic stretch:
- a CDS encoding MATE family efflux transporter: MEPSSTENMSLGRVILESLKGKHHDFTTAPLNRAVLLLAVPMVLEMIMESLFAVVDVFWVSHLGSDAIAVVGLTESVMSLIYAVAIGISFAATSMVSRRIGEQDPEQAARTAGQILLLGATVSAALGVVLAIFAGEILGLMGASDSVIRMGTDFARIMLGGNITVFLIFLINAAFRGAGDAVIAMRTLWLANALNIVLGPCFIFGWGPFPEMGLTGAAVATNIGRGTGVLYQLWHLAGHHSRLKVRLSHLLPDTAILLAIVRLAKNGVAQLLISTTSWVGLFKILAMFGSTTLAGYTIAIRIVIFALMPAWGLANAGSTLVGQNLGAEQPDRAERAVKIATRFNMLFLGVVGLVFVVFSKPLIGIFTQDPEVARQGTQALWIISLAFPLYAAGMCMEGAFNGAGDTWTPTRLNFFCFWAGQVPLAWILAKPLGFGPVGVFVAVPISFSVLAIWSLVLFRKGRWKTQVV; the protein is encoded by the coding sequence ATGGAACCGTCTTCCACCGAAAACATGTCCCTGGGGCGTGTGATCCTTGAGTCGCTCAAGGGAAAGCACCACGACTTCACCACCGCTCCGCTGAACCGCGCCGTTCTGCTCCTCGCGGTCCCGATGGTGCTGGAGATGATCATGGAGTCCCTCTTCGCGGTGGTGGATGTTTTCTGGGTCTCCCACCTCGGCAGTGACGCCATCGCGGTGGTCGGCCTGACGGAGTCTGTCATGTCCCTCATCTATGCGGTGGCCATCGGTATCTCCTTCGCCGCGACGTCCATGGTTTCGCGCCGGATCGGTGAGCAGGATCCGGAACAGGCGGCCCGGACCGCCGGGCAGATCCTGTTGCTGGGTGCGACGGTATCGGCCGCGCTCGGCGTCGTGCTGGCCATTTTCGCAGGGGAGATCCTCGGGCTGATGGGGGCGTCCGATTCCGTCATCCGGATGGGCACGGATTTCGCCCGGATCATGCTGGGCGGGAACATCACCGTGTTCCTGATCTTCCTGATCAACGCCGCCTTCCGCGGCGCGGGTGACGCGGTCATCGCCATGCGCACGCTGTGGCTGGCCAACGCGCTGAACATCGTGCTGGGGCCGTGTTTCATCTTCGGCTGGGGGCCGTTTCCGGAAATGGGCCTCACCGGCGCGGCGGTGGCCACCAACATCGGCCGGGGCACGGGTGTGCTCTACCAGCTCTGGCATCTGGCCGGCCACCACAGCAGGCTGAAGGTCCGTCTTTCCCATCTGCTGCCGGACACCGCCATCCTGCTCGCCATCGTCCGGCTGGCGAAAAACGGCGTCGCCCAGTTGCTCATCAGCACGACGAGCTGGGTAGGGCTGTTCAAGATCCTGGCGATGTTCGGCAGCACCACGTTGGCGGGCTACACCATCGCCATCCGCATCGTCATCTTCGCGTTGATGCCCGCGTGGGGTCTGGCCAACGCGGGTTCCACGCTGGTCGGCCAGAACCTCGGTGCGGAGCAACCGGACCGGGCGGAAAGGGCGGTGAAGATCGCCACCCGCTTCAACATGCTGTTCCTCGGCGTGGTGGGCCTGGTCTTCGTGGTCTTCTCAAAGCCTCTCATCGGCATCTTCACCCAGGATCCGGAGGTCGCGCGGCAGGGCACGCAGGCGCTGTGGATCATCAGCCTGGCATTCCCGCTCTATGCGGCGGGTATGTGCATGGAGGGCGCATTCAACGGAGCGGGTGACACGTGGACGCCCACCCGGCTGAACTTCTTCTGCTTCTGGGCGGGCCAGGTACCACTCGCATGGATCCTGGCGAAGCCGCTCGGATTCGGTCCCGTCGGCGTCTTCGTCGCCGTCCCCATCTCGTTCTCGGTTCTCGCCATCTGGAGCCTGGTCTTGTTCCGCAAGGGGCGCTGGAAGACCCAGGTGGTTTGA
- a CDS encoding CsbD family protein — translation MNKFTLKGDWNIAKGKLKQRWASLTDDDLQYTEGLGDELVGRIQKRTGETREAVEQALRDADR, via the coding sequence ATGAACAAATTTACACTTAAAGGAGACTGGAACATTGCCAAAGGAAAACTGAAGCAGCGCTGGGCGTCGCTCACCGACGATGATCTCCAATACACCGAAGGACTCGGCGACGAGCTGGTCGGCCGCATCCAGAAACGCACCGGTGAAACCCGCGAAGCGGTCGAACAGGCCCTGCGCGACGCGGATCGTTGA
- a CDS encoding DUF3309 family protein, with protein MLGTILLILLILLLIGALPTWGHSREWGYGPTGGLGLVLIIVIILVLMGKI; from the coding sequence ATGTTAGGAACCATCCTGTTGATACTGCTCATCCTGCTGCTCATCGGAGCACTTCCGACATGGGGTCACAGCCGTGAGTGGGGCTACGGCCCCACGGGCGGCCTCGGCCTCGTGCTGATCATCGTGATCATTCTCGTCCTCATGGGCAAAATCTGA